Genomic segment of Polyangiaceae bacterium:
TCGCGGGAACGGCGGATTTTCTGCCGTTTGGCTTCGCGGGAGGGATGCTCGATTCGGAGACGGGGCTGACGCGATTTGGTGCGAGGGACTACGACGCGAGTGTGGGGAGGTGGACGGGGAAGGATCCCACCATCTTCCACGGAGATGGCGCCAGCCTCTACGAATATGCGACGGGCGACCCCGTCAATCGACGCGACCTCGCGGGGACAGACAGCACCGCCTGCAAGGCTGCCGTGACGGCCTCATGCTGGGCCGGATGTCAGAAGAAAGGGAAGACCTGGGTTATCAAGAGTCTGTGCAGTGCGCTCTGCGGAGCCATTGCTCGGTGGTCCTTCTGCGAGGACAAGGAGCCGGGAGACTTCCCCGCTCCGACCTGCGATTCGGCGTCTGCGTGCTGTGAGGCCCCGACACAATGAAAGGCGGCCAGCACCCCTCGCCCGGCCAACGCAAGCCCGCGCCGGCGAGCGGCGCGTGGTCGGCTGCTCGCCGGACGGGTGGCACGATTCTCGTCGGTCTGTCGGCGATGAGCGCGACACTAGGGCTTGCGATCGGGGTCGTGCTGACCGTCGTGAAATGGATTGGGTTGGCGTTGAAGCGTCAACCCGCCCAACGGACTGGTGTCGAGCGCCTGAACGAACCGCAGCCGGACGCTCCCAAGCGCCGAGGCCAACCTGCCGACTCTCGTACTCCTCGACGAGTCACCCGGAATCCGTTCGATGACTGACGCAAGGCCTCCCGGCCAAGGGAGACTCGCTGCAGCGACGCCGTTAGGCTCGGCACGACGCGCCCCCTCCGCCCGCGCGCAGCGCCGGCCGTGGAGCTTCCGGCCTCACCGGTCTTGCATCGCCGCTCGCCGCTGCTTCCTCTCCACGACACCGGCGCGAGCACGGGCTTGGAGGGGGCAGGCGGCGCGCAGCGGCGCGAAGCGCCGCGAGCAACGACCGGGGGAGGCAGGAAGACAGTACCTGGTCGACGGCCAGGACCGCCGCGTGGGCAAGAAGAAGAACGGCGTGCTCGAGCGGGCGTGGCTCTTCCGGAATCAGCTCAACCCGGTGGCGGAGCTCGATGGGAGCGGCGCGCTCGTCGCGAGGTTTGTCTACGGCTCGAAGAGCAACGTGCCGGAGTACGTGGTGCGCGGGGGCGTGACGTACCGGGTGCTGAGCGACCACCTCGGTTCGCCGAGGGCGGTTGTCGATGTCGCGACGGGGGCCGTAGCTTGGCGTGCGGACTTCGACGCTTGGGGCAATCGCACGCTGATCGCGGGAATGGCGGATTTCCTGCCGTTTGGCTTCGCGGGAGGGATGCTGGACCCGGAGACGGGGCTCACCCGGTTTGGGGCTCGTGACTATGACCCGGTGGTGGGGAGGTGGACGAGCAAGGATCCGGTGAGGTTCCGCGGAGGTGACTTGTCATTGTTCGCGTACGCCGGTGGAGACCCCGTGAACCGTCGAGACCCGACGGGACTGAATCCGAATTGCGACGACTGCCAGAAGGTCGTTCGAACGGTCTGTGAACAAGCGTGCATCTACCTCTTTCCCGCGTGTCTGGCTGGCTTCTGCGCCAACTACTACAAGTGCCTGGGCCTTTGCATGAAGGCACAGAAGCCGATTTGCTCTGACGTGTGCGATTCCGACTCCAACGCATGCGGTGGCGAGGCGGGGTAATGACGCAGCTTGCTCTGCTGGTTGCAGTCGGAGTCGTTCAGGCGTGGCTCGTGATGATCACCTTGGCCACGATGCTGAGCGCACTGGTTCTTCCGGAGGCCGGCGATGGGAGTATCCCGAAGCGAATCGCCGTTGCGTTGCTGGTCGGACTGAGCGCGGTTGCTGTACTCTTCGTGGCCATCAGGTTCTGGAGCATCCCGCGCCTTGTCTTGGTAGTCGTTGGGGGCGCATCCGTCTTCGTGATTGGCGGGCTTTCAGCTGCGCGAGTTGGATGGAACCTCGCAGCGCGCGCGAGCAGGCGGAGGGGGGCGAAGGCCATTGCGCTGACGGGAGTCTGCTCGTGCGCCGCGACCGCAGCCGGTGCACAGGTTTGGCTCCCGTCCCTCTTGCTCGTTCCCCTTGTCCTCGGGACAGCACTCGCCGCATTCCTTTTGCTGGCAGAACGCAAATCGACTGCGGCGTCCGCCGGGACCGTCGCGCTGGTCGTTGGGGTCGTCATGCAAAGCACCGTGGCCGGCTCCGCCGATGCGCCTTGGCTCGCAGCACGCCTTGCTTCATCTGCAGCGTTACTGGCAGTGACGGTCCGGGCTGGGTGGAGCGGTATTCGCGCACCGAACAACCTGACATGGGGCAGGGACAGCTGATGACTCCTGACGGGTCAGCCCGACGACCGCCAACGCTTGCAAGCGCCGGGCGTAGCCGTGACGTTTTTCCCCCGCCCGGGTTCCAGTCGCACTTGTGCTCTCAGCCTCGGATCGGCCCGCCCCCTCCGCCCGCGCGCAGCGCCGGCCGTGGAGCTTCCGACATCTCCGGTCTTGGATCGCCGCTCGCCGCAGCTTCCTCTCCACGACGCCGGCGCGAGCACGGGCTTGGAGGGGGCAGGCGGCGCGCAGCGGCGCGAAGCGCCGCGAGCAACGACCGGGGGAGGCAGGAGGACAGTACCTGGTCGACGGCCAGGACCGCCGCGTCGGCAAGAAGAAGAACGGCGTGCTCGAGAAGGCGTGGCTCTTCAGGAACCAGCTCAACCCTGTGGCGGAGCTGGATGGGGCCGGGAACCTGATGGCGAGGTTTGTCTACGGCTCGAGGAGCAACGTGCCGGAGTACGTGGTGCGCGGCGGCGTCACGTATCGGATCCTGAGTGATCACCTGGGTTCGCCGCGGGCGCTGGTCGATGTCGCCACCGGAACGGTCGCGTGGCGCGCGGACTTCGATGCGTGGGGCAATCGCGCGCTGATCGCGGGAGCGGCGGATTTTCTGCCGTTTGGCTTCGCGGGAGGGATGCTCGATGCGGAGACGGGGCTGACGAGGTTTGGGGCCCGCGATTATGACCCCGTGGTGGGGAGGTGGACGAGCAAGGATCCAATTGCGTTCGCGGCCCGCGACAAGAACTTCTACCGGTACTCGGACGGAGATCCGATCAACCGGAGAGACGCTTCGGGCACGGGAAAGAAGGAAGACTGCGAGGACGAGTGCACTGAGAAGCTGGAGCCGACACTCAACAAGTGTGTCGATGCATGCTGGGACGAGCACTTCCAGAAACTCCCCATATGCAACCAGTCTGGATCGGCGCCCGACCAGCAGGGCGCTTGGCAGGACTACCAGAAGTGTGTCGGCGATTGTCAGAATAAATTCACGGACGCTTGGTCCCAGTGCCATGATAGTTGTATCGGCAGCCCGTAGGGCGGCACCGGAAGCCCTTGCTGCAATGGTGCTTCTGTTGATCGCGTGGCTCTGGCGGTCGGAGATGACCAGTCAGCGGCACCGTGACGCATCGGTCGAGGGGAAGCCCAGAGAGATGGTGCTTGCTGATCCGTTGACGCATCCGGAGGTCAACGCCCGTGAACCGAGCGGAGGGCGCGACGCTGCCGGCACGCTCGAACCCGCCACGGCGGACAGCGCATGCAAACCGTCGTGGGAGGTGACTGCCGCTCGCCCGTGTTCGGCGTCAGAAGCGCACGACTGGATTGCTGGTATCGCCGGGATGGGGGCCTGTGTGGCGCTCGCAGACGTACGGCGCTGGTCTTCGGATGGACTGGAGATTGAGGTCTCGGTGCCGGAGGCGAACCAGGCAATAGAGGTTCGGTATGAGACGCCCTCGGCCGGAGCGGCTTCGTTCGCGAGGTGCCTCAGGACGATGCTGCGGCATGAGGAACGCTCCGCGGTGCGCGGCTGCCGCATTTCGGTGCACGTCTTCGCTCCTGCGTGCAATCGCCCGGCGCAAGATCGCTGACCATGGTCGCCCCAGCGGGCTCTCGGCCATCCTGCCGTTTGGCGCCGAGTCAGCCCTCGCGCCTCCGCCCTCACCAAGAGCCGCCCCCTCCATCCGCGCGCAGCGCCGGCGCCGCGGTCCTTCCACCTCACCGGCTCTGCATCGGCGCGACAGTCCGTTCCGACTTGCGGACGCCGGCGCGAGCACGGATAAGGAGGGGGCAGGCGGCGCGCAGCGGCGCGCAGCGCCGCGAGCAACGACCGGGGGAGGCAACAAAGCAACGTGGATAGGCAGCTGACGCAAACGACGAGACCGGATGGGTTGCTCGTTGGCAGGATCTACGACGCGGCCGGCAAGCTCGACCTGCTGACGACGCCGACCGGCAACGTGGACTACGACTACTTCGGGCTGACGCCCTGCCCGGGCTGCGCACCTGGCCGCCTGCAACGCATCACCGATCCGAGCGGTGTAGTCCTCGACCACAGCTACGACGGCCTGCTCCTGAAGAGCCTCACCTGGTCCGGCGCAGTCGCCGGCAGCGTCGCATTCGGCCACGACGCGAGCTTCCGGATCACCAGCGAGACGGTCACTGTGGGCGCAACGACGTCGCCGGTCGCTTTCGGCTACGACAACGACGACATCCTGATCTGCGCCTCGCCGAGCACCTGCTCCCCCGCGGGCACGGACGCGCTGAAGATCACGCTGAATGCGGGCAATGGTCTCGTCACGGGGAGCACCCACGGCCTGGTGACCGACACGTTGACGTACAACGCGTTCGGGGAGCTCGCGAGCACCACCGGCAAGGTGGGGGCGAGCACGGTGTTCAGCGAGGTGGTGGATACGGCCGCCAACCCCCGAGACGCGCTCGGACGCATCGTGCAGCGGGTCGAGACCAACGGCGGGGCGGCGGTCACGTGGCGCTATACCTATGACCTGCGCGGGCGCCTGGTGGACGTGCAAAAGGACGGCGCGCTCTTCGAGCACTACGACTACGACCCGAATGGGAACCGGACGCTGTTGACCACGCCGGCGGGGACGACCGCGGGGGTGTACGACGCGCAGGACCGACTGCTGAGCTACGGCAGCACGACGTACACGTACACCGCGAACGGGGAGCTGCGGACGAAGACGGACTCCACCGGCACGACGACGTACACCTACGACGTGCGCGGAAACCTGGTGCAGGTGGACCTGCCGAGCGGCGACGTGATCCAGTACCTGGTGGACGGCCAGGACCGCCGCGTGGGCAAGAACAAGAACGGCGTCCTCGAGCGGGCCTGGCTCTACCGCAACCAGCTCAACCCGGTCGCGGAGCTCGATGGGAGCGGGGCGCTCGTCGCGAGGTTTGTCTACGGCTCGAAGAGCAACGTGCCCGAGTACATGGTCCGCGGTGGCGTGACGTACCGGGTGCTCTCGGATCACCTTGGCTCGCCGAGGGCGCTCGTCGACGTGGTGACTGGGGCGGTGGCGTGGCGCGCGGACTTCGATGCTTGGGGCAACCGGACCCTGATCGCGGGAACGGCGGATTTTCTGCCGTTTGGCTTCGCGGGAGGGATGCTCGATTCGGAGACGGGGCTGACGCGATTTGGTGCGAGGGACTACGACGCGAGTGTGGGGAGGTGGGCGAGCAAGGATCCGATCACGTTCCGCGCACGCTCGACGAATCTGTACGAGTACTCGTTTGGCGATCCCGTCAATTGGTTCGATCACACAGGGTTGAAGCCGATTCCCGACAAGGACTGCTACGAGAAGTGCGTCGCGGACCTGTGGCCCGAACTCCTCAAGTGCATCGCCAACAACTGCGGAAACGTTCCCCCCGGACCGGAGCGCGAGAAGTGCGCCAACGAGAATTGCGGTGGGGTTCTGAAGGACATCGAGGCGTACTGCACAGAGAAGTGCGACATCATTTGCTCGGGGTGAGCGGCGTAGAATGGGTCACTTTCACATCGTCATGATGGCGCGAGTGGCCGCCGCGTCGAGTGGTCTGCTCACACTCGCCTCGGCATGCACCGAGACCCGTGTGCCGGCGCCGTCGGAGTTGGACGCGGCAGTGCGTGGTGCCGATGGGCCACTGTTGGCCGACCCTTTGGCTACGGCAAGCGATACGGTCGAGGCGAGGGCGCCTGCTCCGGGTCCATCCGGGTCTTCGGGCGACCAGTCGGGACTCGATCCGAACCCGGTCACTCGGCTAAAGGAAGATCTCAAGCGCAGGCATCGCCTCGGGCAGCTCGACGCCTCGGAGAAGCAAAAACTTCGAGAGCTGTGTCGGACGCTCGGCGATGTGTCTTGCAGCTAGGTCGGGCTTTGCGGGCGTTTCACGAACCCGTCCAACGTCGGCG
This window contains:
- a CDS encoding RHS repeat-associated core domain-containing protein — translated: AGTADFLPFGFAGGMLDSETGLTRFGARDYDASVGRWTGKDPTIFHGDGASLYEYATGDPVNRRDLAGTDSTACKAAVTASCWAGCQKKGKTWVIKSLCSALCGAIARWSFCEDKEPGDFPAPTCDSASACCEAPTQ
- a CDS encoding RHS domain-containing protein; translation: MTDARPPGQGRLAAATPLGSARRAPSARAQRRPWSFRPHRSCIAARRCFLSTTPARARAWRGQAARSGAKRREQRPGEAGRQYLVDGQDRRVGKKKNGVLERAWLFRNQLNPVAELDGSGALVARFVYGSKSNVPEYVVRGGVTYRVLSDHLGSPRAVVDVATGAVAWRADFDAWGNRTLIAGMADFLPFGFAGGMLDPETGLTRFGARDYDPVVGRWTSKDPVRFRGGDLSLFAYAGGDPVNRRDPTGLNPNCDDCQKVVRTVCEQACIYLFPACLAGFCANYYKCLGLCMKAQKPICSDVCDSDSNACGGEAG
- a CDS encoding RHS domain-containing protein; protein product: MLSASDRPAPSARAQRRPWSFRHLRSWIAARRSFLSTTPARARAWRGQAARSGAKRREQRPGEAGGQYLVDGQDRRVGKKKNGVLEKAWLFRNQLNPVAELDGAGNLMARFVYGSRSNVPEYVVRGGVTYRILSDHLGSPRALVDVATGTVAWRADFDAWGNRALIAGAADFLPFGFAGGMLDAETGLTRFGARDYDPVVGRWTSKDPIAFAARDKNFYRYSDGDPINRRDASGTGKKEDCEDECTEKLEPTLNKCVDACWDEHFQKLPICNQSGSAPDQQGAWQDYQKCVGDCQNKFTDAWSQCHDSCIGSP
- a CDS encoding RHS domain-containing protein — its product is MLVGRIYDAAGKLDLLTTPTGNVDYDYFGLTPCPGCAPGRLQRITDPSGVVLDHSYDGLLLKSLTWSGAVAGSVAFGHDASFRITSETVTVGATTSPVAFGYDNDDILICASPSTCSPAGTDALKITLNAGNGLVTGSTHGLVTDTLTYNAFGELASTTGKVGASTVFSEVVDTAANPRDALGRIVQRVETNGGAAVTWRYTYDLRGRLVDVQKDGALFEHYDYDPNGNRTLLTTPAGTTAGVYDAQDRLLSYGSTTYTYTANGELRTKTDSTGTTTYTYDVRGNLVQVDLPSGDVIQYLVDGQDRRVGKNKNGVLERAWLYRNQLNPVAELDGSGALVARFVYGSKSNVPEYMVRGGVTYRVLSDHLGSPRALVDVVTGAVAWRADFDAWGNRTLIAGTADFLPFGFAGGMLDSETGLTRFGARDYDASVGRWASKDPITFRARSTNLYEYSFGDPVNWFDHTGLKPIPDKDCYEKCVADLWPELLKCIANNCGNVPPGPEREKCANENCGGVLKDIEAYCTEKCDIICSG